The genomic window aataaaaattttaaggagcACTAATAAAAATAATCCCATCAATTATGTGTGCTCCATTTAATACAGGgttgcttaaaataaaatttcccaaaCATATGTTCATTATGGATTGCAGCAGGCTGGGAACCAGTggttttatttatgcatttaaagTTTTACTCCAACTAGGGAAGCAGAAAAATGACACGTTAGTCACCATGAGCTTCTAAAAGCCTCTGTGTGTTGCTTTCAGGCTACAGCCCATTTGCCCCATCGAAGGCCGATTCGGAGCCCGCAGCCAGGCCGAATTCCCTCTCCGAGCCCTGCAGTTTAAGCGTGGCCTGCTGCACGAGTTCCGGAAGGGCAACGCTTCCAAGGATCAGGTTCGCCTTCATGACCTGGTCCAGCAGCTCCCCAAGGCCATTATCATTGGGGTGAGGAAAGGAGGCACCAGGGCCCTGCTGGAGATGCTGAACCTCCATCCAGCTGTGGTCAAAGCCTCTCAAGAAATCCACTTTTTTGACAACGATGAGAATTATGCCAAGGGCATTGAGTGGTACAGGAAAAAGATGCCTTTTTCCTACCCACAGCAAATCACCATTGAAAAGAGCCCGGCATATTTTATCACGGAGGAGGTTCCGGAAAGGATTTACAAAATGAACTCATCCATCAAGTTGTTGATCATTGTCAGGGAGCCGACCACAAGAGCTATTTCTGATTACACTCAGGTGctagaggggaaggagaggaagaataaAACTTACTACAAGTTCGAGAAGCTGGCAATCGACCCCAATACCTGCGAAGTGAACACAAAGTACAAGGCCGTGAGAACCAGCATCTACACCAAACATCTGGAACGGTGGTTGAAGTACTTTCCGATTGAGCAGTTTCACATCGTCGATGGAGATCGCCTCATCACGGAACCTCTGCCAGAACTTCAGCTCGTGGAGAAGTTCCTAAACCTTCCCCCAAGGATAAGTCaatacaatttatattttaacgCCACCAGAGGGTTTTACTGTTTGCGATTTAACATTATCTTTAATAAGTGCCTGGCGGGCAGCAAGGGGCGCATTCATCCAGAGGTGGACCCCTCTGTCATTACCAAATTGCGCAAATTTTTTCACCCTTTCAATCAAAAATTTTACCAGATCACTGGGAGGACATTGAACTGGCCCTAAATAGTAAGTCCTATAACACTATGTGTTGTGGCTGGAGACACACAATGTCTCCTCTAGATTAAAATATGCACTTTTCTTAGACACAACTATCCAAGTCGTTTTTTTCACGTATCCTTGTACATACACAGTGTGTGACCAAATATAAGATCAATTCTTTTTCTATTGAAAGGTTACAAAAAATAACTTGCTGTCCAAGTAGTTGCATCTTTGAAgctatttacaaaaagaaaagatggtgGTATTGGGGGAAAGTGACTTCAGCTCTTCTCAAAAAGCTTAGTCTTCCTTGGAGTCAGAATTTGTCACCCGCCATTTTCATAGAGTTAAGCCAAAAGATGACGTGTGAAAACGTACCAA from Meles meles chromosome 5, mMelMel3.1 paternal haplotype, whole genome shotgun sequence includes these protein-coding regions:
- the HS3ST5 gene encoding heparan sulfate glucosamine 3-O-sulfotransferase 5, translated to MLFKQQAWLRQKLLVLGSLAVGSLLYLVARVGSLDRLQPICPIEGRFGARSQAEFPLRALQFKRGLLHEFRKGNASKDQVRLHDLVQQLPKAIIIGVRKGGTRALLEMLNLHPAVVKASQEIHFFDNDENYAKGIEWYRKKMPFSYPQQITIEKSPAYFITEEVPERIYKMNSSIKLLIIVREPTTRAISDYTQVLEGKERKNKTYYKFEKLAIDPNTCEVNTKYKAVRTSIYTKHLERWLKYFPIEQFHIVDGDRLITEPLPELQLVEKFLNLPPRISQYNLYFNATRGFYCLRFNIIFNKCLAGSKGRIHPEVDPSVITKLRKFFHPFNQKFYQITGRTLNWP